One genomic region from Sphingobacterium sp. UGAL515B_05 encodes:
- a CDS encoding GNAT family N-acetyltransferase: MNKFEIRKATLADKGRIWEIIQQAISLRKEQGSRQWQDGYPNEDVVQSDIDKGYGHVVEVEDRIVGYVAIIFDVEPAYNDIDGKWLSDGPYVGIHRLASAQDPHMKGVGTAIMSGVEKIAVHHGVYSIKVDTNFDNGGMLHVFEKLGYQYCGEVHFRGAARKAFEKLLK, translated from the coding sequence ATGAACAAGTTTGAAATACGAAAAGCGACATTAGCTGATAAAGGACGGATTTGGGAAATTATACAACAAGCAATTTCTCTCAGGAAAGAACAAGGTAGCCGACAATGGCAAGATGGTTATCCGAATGAAGATGTGGTGCAGTCGGATATTGATAAGGGCTATGGGCATGTCGTTGAGGTGGAGGATAGGATTGTAGGTTATGTTGCTATTATTTTTGATGTCGAACCTGCTTATAATGATATTGACGGAAAATGGTTAAGTGATGGTCCTTATGTCGGTATACACCGATTGGCTTCGGCGCAGGATCCGCATATGAAAGGTGTGGGGACGGCTATTATGTCTGGGGTGGAGAAGATCGCGGTTCATCATGGGGTTTATAGTATTAAGGTGGATACTAATTTCGACAATGGAGGAATGTTGCATGTATTCGAAAAGCTGGGATATCAATATTGTGGGGAGGTACATTTTAGAGGAGCTGCACGTAAGGCATTTGAAAAACTATTAAAATAA
- the tyrS gene encoding tyrosine--tRNA ligase yields the protein MSFVEELRWRGMLQDIMPGTEDLLNKEKVAGYIGFDPTGDSLHVGHLTQIMTLIHFQNAGHKPVALVGGATGMIGDPSFKSAERNLLDEATLQHNVACLKKQLGKFLEFGEGENDAQMVNNYDWFKDFKFLDFIRDIGKMITVNYMMAKDSVKKRLEGDNGLSFTEFTYQLIQGYDFYYLWKHHNCKVQMGGSDQWGNIVTGSEMIRRQDQGTAYAITTQLIKKADGQKFGKTESGAVWLDPKKTSPYKYYQFWLNTSDDDAKNWIKIFTLKPQDEIASIIAEHDAAPHLRLVQKALAKDITIRTHSEEAYETAIKTSEFLFGNGSLEFLNNLDHEAVLEVFEGIPQFQIAKADLAAGINILDLLAVQTQVFPSKGEARKMLQGGGVSINREKATDIEESITENHLVNNKYIVAQRGKKNYYLIIAN from the coding sequence ATGAGCTTTGTAGAAGAATTACGTTGGAGAGGCATGTTGCAAGATATTATGCCCGGCACTGAAGACTTACTAAATAAAGAAAAAGTCGCTGGTTATATCGGCTTTGATCCCACAGGCGACTCTCTACACGTAGGACACTTAACGCAGATCATGACGTTGATCCACTTCCAAAATGCGGGCCACAAACCAGTTGCCCTAGTTGGAGGGGCAACAGGAATGATTGGAGACCCTTCTTTCAAATCTGCAGAGCGTAACTTGTTGGACGAAGCTACCCTACAGCATAATGTAGCTTGTCTAAAAAAACAGTTAGGCAAATTTCTTGAATTTGGAGAAGGTGAAAATGACGCCCAAATGGTTAATAATTACGACTGGTTCAAAGATTTTAAATTTTTGGATTTTATCCGTGATATCGGTAAAATGATTACCGTTAACTATATGATGGCAAAAGATTCTGTAAAAAAACGTTTGGAAGGTGACAATGGTCTTTCATTTACAGAGTTTACCTATCAATTGATTCAAGGATATGACTTCTACTACCTTTGGAAGCACCACAACTGTAAAGTTCAAATGGGAGGGTCCGACCAATGGGGCAACATTGTAACAGGAAGTGAAATGATTCGTCGCCAAGATCAGGGAACTGCCTATGCAATCACCACGCAATTAATCAAAAAAGCCGATGGTCAGAAATTTGGAAAAACCGAATCTGGTGCCGTATGGTTAGATCCAAAGAAAACCTCGCCGTATAAATATTACCAATTTTGGTTGAATACCTCGGATGATGATGCTAAAAACTGGATCAAAATTTTCACTCTCAAACCCCAGGACGAAATAGCGTCTATTATTGCAGAACATGATGCAGCGCCACATTTACGTCTAGTTCAAAAAGCACTGGCAAAAGATATCACCATTCGTACCCACTCCGAAGAAGCATACGAAACTGCGATCAAAACTTCTGAATTTCTTTTTGGTAATGGTTCTTTAGAGTTTTTGAACAACTTAGATCACGAGGCTGTTTTAGAGGTATTTGAAGGCATTCCTCAGTTTCAGATCGCTAAAGCGGATCTCGCAGCGGGCATCAATATTCTTGATTTACTGGCTGTTCAAACACAAGTATTCCCTTCCAAAGGTGAGGCTCGCAAAATGCTTCAGGGCGGTGGAGTTTCTATCAATAGAGAAAAAGCAACTGATATAGAAGAATCTATTACTGAAAATCACCTTGTAAACAATAAGTATATTGTTGCCCAACGCGGTAAAAAGAATTACTACCTGATTATCGCAAATTAG
- a CDS encoding amino acid permease, protein MSHRLFRKKSVDQILHDTQKEGGTGLAKVLGVTDLVSLGIAAIVGAGIFSTIGLASYEGGPAVSLLFVFTAFACVFTALAYAQFASTVPVSGSAYTYAYVAFGELFAWIIGWALVLEYAVSNTVIAISWSQYFVSMLEGFGLYIPAWLSMAPGYAYDAVDKMNQHGAAALTAIDQHGLDAFNSAPRIGGVPIIFDLPAGVITFLVTWLVYIGIKESQKASMVMVMIKVAIILAVIFGGIFFIKPENWTPFAPNGLKGVLGSVAAVFFAFIGFDSISTTAEECKNPQRDLPKAMIYCLLICTVLYVAITLVLTGMVNYTELNVKDPLAFVFKYVGFDHMAGIISVTSVIAITSALLVYQLAQPRIWMTMSRDGLLWKKFATIHPKYKTPSFATIVTGLVVAIPSLFFKMDFFVDLTSVGTFFAFILVCAGVLYMDYSGLSAKSKFKVPYINGKYLVGAGLLIAIGFIFSYAQETIQEWKSLSFLEIIEHKMLVIIFWLTWLGLSIYSFKMNFSLLPVVGILINLYLMTELGASNWIIFVIWLVIGLAVYFMYGYKHSKLNKQAQV, encoded by the coding sequence ATGTCACATAGACTTTTTCGGAAGAAAAGTGTTGATCAGATTCTGCATGACACCCAAAAAGAGGGGGGGACAGGCCTTGCAAAGGTATTGGGGGTAACAGATCTGGTTTCGTTGGGTATCGCCGCTATTGTAGGGGCCGGAATCTTTAGCACAATTGGATTGGCGAGTTATGAAGGTGGACCAGCAGTCTCACTTCTCTTCGTTTTTACGGCTTTTGCCTGTGTTTTTACAGCATTGGCCTATGCGCAATTTGCCAGTACTGTTCCTGTTTCGGGCTCGGCATACACGTATGCTTATGTGGCCTTTGGTGAATTGTTTGCATGGATCATAGGTTGGGCGTTGGTCTTAGAGTATGCTGTTTCCAATACGGTTATTGCCATTTCTTGGTCGCAGTATTTTGTTTCCATGCTGGAAGGCTTTGGTCTATATATACCAGCTTGGTTATCCATGGCACCGGGCTATGCTTATGACGCTGTAGACAAAATGAATCAACACGGCGCTGCTGCTCTGACCGCAATCGACCAGCATGGTCTGGATGCTTTTAATAGTGCGCCACGGATTGGCGGTGTCCCTATTATTTTTGATTTACCGGCAGGTGTTATCACGTTTTTGGTCACTTGGTTGGTTTACATCGGAATTAAGGAATCGCAGAAAGCCAGTATGGTGATGGTGATGATTAAGGTAGCAATCATCTTGGCTGTCATTTTTGGGGGTATATTTTTCATTAAACCTGAAAATTGGACCCCTTTTGCACCGAATGGCCTCAAAGGTGTACTGGGAAGTGTGGCCGCGGTTTTCTTTGCCTTTATCGGATTCGATTCAATCTCCACAACTGCTGAAGAGTGTAAAAACCCACAGCGCGATCTGCCTAAGGCAATGATCTATTGTCTATTGATTTGTACTGTATTATATGTTGCCATTACCCTGGTCTTGACGGGGATGGTTAACTATACCGAATTAAATGTGAAGGATCCACTTGCTTTCGTGTTTAAATATGTCGGCTTTGACCATATGGCCGGAATTATATCGGTGACCTCTGTGATTGCCATTACCAGTGCCTTGCTGGTGTATCAATTGGCTCAACCAAGAATTTGGATGACTATGAGTCGGGACGGTTTGTTGTGGAAGAAATTCGCGACGATCCACCCAAAATATAAAACACCTTCTTTTGCGACTATTGTGACGGGTTTGGTGGTTGCTATCCCTTCGTTATTTTTTAAAATGGACTTCTTTGTGGATCTAACGAGCGTGGGCACCTTTTTTGCCTTTATCCTTGTTTGTGCAGGTGTATTGTATATGGATTATTCGGGCTTATCTGCAAAATCCAAATTTAAAGTTCCTTACATCAATGGTAAATATTTAGTTGGTGCAGGGCTACTGATCGCTATTGGGTTCATTTTTAGCTATGCGCAAGAGACGATTCAGGAGTGGAAATCGCTCTCCTTCCTTGAAATTATAGAACATAAAATGTTGGTCATTATATTTTGGTTAACCTGGCTTGGCCTGAGTATTTATAGCTTTAAAATGAACTTTTCGCTATTGCCTGTCGTTGGTATCCTGATCAATTTGTATTTGATGACGGAATTGGGGGCAAGTAACTGGATAATATTTGTGATCTGGCTCGTAATTGGATTGGCTGTATATTTTATGTATGGCTATAAACATTCAAAGTTAAATAAACAGGCGCAAGTATAG
- the rlmF gene encoding 23S rRNA (adenine(1618)-N(6))-methyltransferase RlmF produces MADANPKKKLHPRNRHLDNYNFEELSKVEPSLKDFVIENAYKVKSIDFNNPDAVKTLNRALLKKYYHIQHWDIPKENLCPPIPGRADYIHYIADVLARDNNGEIPKGGNVHVLDIGVGANCIYPIIGHQEYGWSFVGSEIIKSAYKNAIEITRTNMSLKKSIQIRLQNNPKAIFNDIILPGEKYDVVICNPPFFSSQTEALQQSIRKTTGIKEAKIDEKPVTQAFSGQGSELWCDGGEKAFLSRMIFESQFHKDQVKWFTTLVAHREDIRFLQHKLKKINVKETEVIRMEQGNKVSRILLWRF; encoded by the coding sequence ATGGCAGACGCTAATCCAAAAAAGAAATTACACCCTAGAAATAGACATCTCGATAACTATAATTTTGAAGAATTGAGCAAAGTCGAACCTTCGCTCAAAGATTTTGTTATAGAAAATGCTTATAAAGTAAAATCCATTGACTTTAACAATCCCGATGCTGTAAAGACATTAAACAGAGCCCTTTTAAAAAAATATTACCACATTCAACATTGGGATATTCCCAAAGAGAATCTTTGCCCCCCTATTCCGGGCCGAGCAGATTATATTCATTATATCGCAGACGTGCTTGCAAGAGACAATAATGGTGAGATTCCAAAAGGTGGAAATGTTCATGTCCTTGATATCGGTGTTGGTGCAAATTGTATCTACCCCATCATCGGGCATCAGGAGTATGGATGGAGCTTTGTAGGATCTGAAATTATCAAGAGCGCATACAAAAATGCGATCGAGATAACGCGGACAAATATGAGCTTAAAAAAGAGCATACAAATCCGTCTACAAAATAACCCGAAAGCCATATTCAACGATATTATCCTCCCAGGTGAGAAATATGATGTGGTGATCTGTAATCCCCCATTTTTCAGCTCTCAAACCGAGGCTTTACAGCAGTCCATCCGAAAGACTACAGGCATTAAAGAAGCTAAAATAGACGAAAAACCTGTCACACAAGCATTTTCTGGACAAGGAAGCGAGTTGTGGTGTGATGGTGGTGAAAAAGCTTTCTTGTCACGCATGATCTTTGAAAGTCAATTTCACAAAGATCAAGTAAAATGGTTCACAACATTAGTTGCTCACCGTGAAGACATTCGCTTTCTACAACACAAACTAAAGAAAATAAATGTAAAAGAGACCGAGGTGATCCGCATGGAACAAGGCAATAAGGTAAGCCGAATCCTTTTGTGGAGATTCTAA